The following proteins are encoded in a genomic region of Zea mays cultivar B73 chromosome 9, Zm-B73-REFERENCE-NAM-5.0, whole genome shotgun sequence:
- the LOC100283429 gene encoding RING zinc finger protein-like isoform X1 encodes MWSFASNAIAGSLKKKAQPSKCSISNADYSDDEVSSCTSREEGLDCPICWESFNLVENVPYVLWCGHTMCKNCILGLHWAVVKFPSLPIQLPLFISCPWCNLLSFRLVYKGNLRFPRKNYFLLWMVESMNGGRAKFHSTNHDEHHSTWHSSAGTSSSHQQRRNAAVGSESSSGRETGVGRNIFHTDNISASLQKLMVCFMQLTAKFPLVIIFLLIVLYAVPASAAVLVLYALVTFLFALPSFLILYFAYPSLDWLVREIFA; translated from the coding sequence GCTTAAAGAAAAAAGCACAACCCTCAAAATGCAGCATATCCAATGCAGATTATTCTGATGATGAAGTTTCTTCATGTACAAGCAGAGAGGAAGGCCTTGATTGTCCAATATGCTGGGAATCCTTCAACCTCGTGGAGAATGTTCCCTATGTCTTGTGGTGTGGCCACACAATGTGCAAAAACTGCATCCTTGGTCTTCACTGGGCAGTTGTCAAGTTCCCGTCCCTTCCTATCCAGCTGCCTTTGTTCATCTCATGCCCCTGGTGCAACCTGCTGTCTTTCCGCCTGGTTTACAAGGGCAACCTCAGGTTCCCACGCAAGAACTACTTTCTGCTCTGGATGGTCGAGAGCATGAACGGTGGGAGAGCAAAATTCCATTCCACTAACCATGACGAGCATCATTCCACGTGGCATTCAAGTGCCGGCACAAGCTCCAGCCATCAACAGCGAAGAAATGCTGCTGTAGGATCAGAGAGCTCTTCTGGCAGAGAGACAGGCGTAGGCCGCAACATTTTCCACACCGACAACATTAGTGCTTCTCTGCAAAAGCTTATGGTGTGCTTCATGCAGCTGACGGCCAAGTTCCCACTCGTGATAATCTTTCTGCTGATAGTCCTTTATGCTGTCCCTGCAAGTGCTGCTGTTCTGGTTCTCTACGCCCTTGTCACGTTTTTGTTTGCACTGCCCTCATTTTTGATCCTCTACTTTGCCTACCCCAGCTTGGATTGGCTTGTCAGAGAGATCTTCGCTTAA